The DNA segment CCTGGAGCGCCGCGCTGCCCACCCGATCCTGGGGCGCCGTGGCGATGCCCGCGGGCCCGAGGACCTTCAGGTAGGCGGCGTTGGCGAGGACGTAGAGGCCGCAGACCAGCGTGGTGCCGATGAACAGGGAAAGGGGGATGGTCCGTTCGGGGGCCTTCACTTCGCCGGCGATGAAGGTGATGGCGTTCCAGGCGTCCGCCGAGAACAGGCTGCCCGTCTGCACCACCAGCAGGGCCGTGAGGAAGGGCAGGGCGGTCCCAGCCGCGGGCACGAAGGGGGCCTGGGAAGGAAGGACCGGAGGGCGGAGGAAGAGGCCCAGCAGGATGAGGGCCGCCAGCCCGCCGATCTTGACCACGGTGAACAGGTTCTGGATGCGGGAGCCCAGCTTCACGCCGTAGAGGTTCACGGCGCTGAGCAGCACCACCACGGCGATGGCCGACAGCCGCGACGGCGTCAGCCCCAGGTGGTAGGGGCCCACCGCGATCCCCCCGCCCACTTTCAACAGGGGCACGTCCAGATGGGGGCCCAGCCAGACGGTATCGGTGACCGCCGGATAGAAGGACCCCAGGTATTTCCCGAAACCCACCGCCACGGCCGCGATGGTGCCGCACTCGATGACGACGAAGAAGGTCCAGCCGTAGAGGAAGCCCGCTGCGGGGCCGTAGGTCTCGCGAAGGTAGGTGTACTGGCCGCCGGCCTGGGGGAAGAGCCCTGCCAGTTCGCCGTAGCTGAGGGCCGCGAAGAGCGTCAGCACCGCCGTGAGCCCCCAGGCCGTGAGCAGGAATCCGCCGGATCCGCCGGTGCGCACCATATCCGCTGCGACGATAAAAACGCCGCTGCCGATCATGGAGCCGGCGATCAGCATGGTGGCTGAGAAGAGGCCGACGTGGCGGCGGTAGCCGGTGTCGTTCATGGGGTCCCTGGGTGGATGGATCCACGCTAGCACGGCATTCTGGAGCCATGGCGCGTTCCTCCACCTCCCTTCGTCTCCTCCTGGCCACCGCCGTTCTGGCCGTGGCCCCGGCTGTGGGCGGGTGGTGGGCGTGGAAGGGCACCGGGCCCCTCCGTCGGGACGCCACCGTCCTGGTGAAGCGCGGCGCGAGTGTGGATCAGGTGGCGGAGCAGCTGGAGCGGGACGGCGTGATCCGCTCGGCCTCCCTGTTCAAGCTGTGGGCCCGCGCCCGCAAGCTCCAATTGATCCGCGGCGAGTACACCTTCACTTCCCGCGCCAGCCTCGCGGACGTGGCCGGCAAGCTGCGGCGGGCGGAGATCCACTACACCCCGGTCACGCTTCCCGAAGGCGTCCACGGGTGGTCCATCCAGCGGCGGCTGAAGGACTTCGTGCCCGAGAGCGTGTTCTGGACCCTATGGAAGAGCCCGCGGTTGGCGAAGATCGCGGGCTTCGAGGGCGCGGAGAACCTCGAAGGCCTGGTGGCGCCCGCCACCTACCGGCTCCATCACGCCATGGAGCCCGAGGAGGTGATGCTCCTGCTCGTCGAGGCCTTCCGCGACCAGGTGCGGCCCAAATTGGAAGAGGGACCGCTCCCGCCCTACGAGACCCTGATCCTGGCCAGCCTCGTGGAAAAGGAGACGAAGCTGCCGGAGGAGCAGCCCAAGGTGGCGGGCGTCTACAAGCGCCGCCTGGATCTGGGCATGCGGCTCCAGTGCGATCCCACCAGCCTGTACGCCCGGTGGGCCAGCGGGGACCTGCGCTTCACGCCGCCCACCCGCGAGGACATCCACCGCCCCAGCCGCTTCAACACCTACGCCGTGGCCGGACTGCCGCCGACGCCCATCGCGATCCCCAGTCCCGCCGCCATCGAGGCCGCGCGGGAGCCGCTTTCGGGAAAGGACCTGTACTTCGTCGCCACGGGGAAGGGCGGGCACACGTTCGCGCCGGATCTGGGCGGCCACAACCGGAATGTGGGCGCCTACCGCAAGGAGATCGCGCGGCAGAGGAAGCTGAGCCGTGGCTAAAGCGCGCCTCGATCAACTGCTCGTGCAGCGCGGCCTGTGCGAGACCCGCGCCAAGGCCCAGGCCCGGATCCTGGCGGGGGACGTGCTGGTGGACGACCGCCCCGTCACCAAGGCCGGGACGGCCGTGGACGAGGCAGCCCCCATCCGCCTGCGGGGCGAGGCGCTTCCTTTCGTCAGCCGCGGCGGGCTCAAGCTGGCGGGCGCCCTGGACCGCTGGAACCTCGATCCCGCCGGCCGGACCTGCTTCGACGCGGGATCCAGCACCGGCGGCTTCACGGACTGCCTCCTCCAGCGGGGCGCGGCGAAGGTCTACGCCGTGGACGTGGGCACGAACCAGCTCCATTGGAAGCTGCGCAGCGACGCGCGGGTGGTCTCCATGGAGCAGGTGAACCTCCGCACCTGGGATCCCGCGGCCATTCCGGAGCGCTGCGGCCTGCTGGTGGCGGACCTGAGCTTCATCTCGCTGCGGCTGGCCATCCCGCCGGTGCTTCCCAGCCTCAGCCCGGGCGCCGATGCGGTCCTCTTGGTGAAGCCCCAGTTCGAGGCGGGGCGCGACGATGTGGGCGCCGGGGGAATCGTCCGCGATCCCGCCGTCCACCGGCGCGTCGTGGAGGAGGCCTGGGCCTTTTTCGCCGGCACGGACCTGCGCCCCCAGGACCTCGCCGAGAGTCCCATCAAGGGCGGTGAGGGCAACACCGAGTTCCTGCTGCGCCTGGTTCTCGGCGCCCCCGTGGGCGACCTCCCAGCGGCGCTTGGCCGGCTGGGCTTTTGAGGTTTCGTCTGGCTGCCTAGAAAGATTCGTCACCCAGACGCGAAGACCCCAAGAAAAACAGATCAGGCGTTCTCGGCGTCTTGGCGGTTGGCGCGTCCTACAGGCTGTCCCAGTCCGTCTGGAGGGTTCCCGCGGCGAGGGCGGGGGCGCCGGGGTGGGTGTCCTCGCAGGCGTCCCCTGCGAGGACCTGCCAGCGGGAGAAGACCTCCAGGGCGGGGCGGGCGCCGGGGCGAACGCCCAGGCCGGCGAGGGGGATGCGGGTGGATCCGTCCCCGGCGGGGGCGTTGATCCCCGTGAGGTCGGCGTGGATCTCGCGGGAGAAGCGGGCGATGGCGTGGGGATCCTGGGTGTAGAGGCTGCTGGCGACGCGCGCCGGCGACAGGTTCGCCCAGACCAGGGCCTCGTCGAAATCGCGGACCGAACACAGGTTCACGGAGGGCCCGGGCGTCTGGTCGGCGAACAGGTCCGATTCCGGTGTCACGCCCTCCCACACGCAGGGCTGGAGGTAGGCCCCGTGGCCCACGTCGCCCCGCACCTGCGCCGTGCGGTTGGCTTCGGTCCAGTGGTCGCCGCCGGCCACGAGGGCGGCCCCGCTTTCGCGGGCGGCATCCCGGCGGTCGCGGAAAGTCGTCGCCAGGCGGGCGTTCATCATCGGCCCGCAGATCACGTCCGCATCCGACAGGGGATTGCCCACGGGCAGTGCCGCCAGACCGGCGAGGAACCGTTCCCGGAAGGCCTTGGCGCAGGCCTCGTGGACCAGGATGTTGGCGAGGCCCACGGGGCGCTGCCCGGCCTGGCCGAAGCCCATGGCCAGCGCGTCCGCGGCGGCGCGGTCCAGGTCGGCGTCGGGCAGGACGAGGAAGGTGCCCTTGGCGGTGACCTCCAGGTCGGCCACCAGCAGGCGGCGGCCGCAGGTCTCGCCCACGGCGATGCCCAGGGGCGCCGAACCGATGAAGCTGAACGCCTGGTAGTGGCCCTTCTCGATGCCGCCCAGGAAGTGCTTTCCGCAGCCGGCGCGGCCCTTGCCGTTGACGGTGTTCACCACCCCGGCGGGCAGGCCGGCCTCCATCAGCAGC comes from the Geothrix sp. 21YS21S-4 genome and includes:
- a CDS encoding APC family permease; protein product: MNDTGYRRHVGLFSATMLIAGSMIGSGVFIVAADMVRTGGSGGFLLTAWGLTAVLTLFAALSYGELAGLFPQAGGQYTYLRETYGPAAGFLYGWTFFVVIECGTIAAVAVGFGKYLGSFYPAVTDTVWLGPHLDVPLLKVGGGIAVGPYHLGLTPSRLSAIAVVVLLSAVNLYGVKLGSRIQNLFTVVKIGGLAALILLGLFLRPPVLPSQAPFVPAAGTALPFLTALLVVQTGSLFSADAWNAITFIAGEVKAPERTIPLSLFIGTTLVCGLYVLANAAYLKVLGPAGIATAPQDRVGSAALQALLGPGGGLLMAGSILISMFGCLNGLVLSGARVYQRMAADGLFHPRAAVLNAHGVPGFGLGIQALWTCLLTLTGTYGQLLDFVMLPTILFYALTVGGLFLLRRRRPDLHRPVRAWGYPVVPALYLVGALAIVGALFIHRPSYSWPGLILVALGWPVYLAGKPRVARS
- the mltG gene encoding endolytic transglycosylase MltG, translated to MARSSTSLRLLLATAVLAVAPAVGGWWAWKGTGPLRRDATVLVKRGASVDQVAEQLERDGVIRSASLFKLWARARKLQLIRGEYTFTSRASLADVAGKLRRAEIHYTPVTLPEGVHGWSIQRRLKDFVPESVFWTLWKSPRLAKIAGFEGAENLEGLVAPATYRLHHAMEPEEVMLLLVEAFRDQVRPKLEEGPLPPYETLILASLVEKETKLPEEQPKVAGVYKRRLDLGMRLQCDPTSLYARWASGDLRFTPPTREDIHRPSRFNTYAVAGLPPTPIAIPSPAAIEAAREPLSGKDLYFVATGKGGHTFAPDLGGHNRNVGAYRKEIARQRKLSRG
- a CDS encoding TlyA family RNA methyltransferase — encoded protein: MAKARLDQLLVQRGLCETRAKAQARILAGDVLVDDRPVTKAGTAVDEAAPIRLRGEALPFVSRGGLKLAGALDRWNLDPAGRTCFDAGSSTGGFTDCLLQRGAAKVYAVDVGTNQLHWKLRSDARVVSMEQVNLRTWDPAAIPERCGLLVADLSFISLRLAIPPVLPSLSPGADAVLLVKPQFEAGRDDVGAGGIVRDPAVHRRVVEEAWAFFAGTDLRPQDLAESPIKGGEGNTEFLLRLVLGAPVGDLPAALGRLGF
- a CDS encoding aldehyde dehydrogenase family protein; translation: MHLRPNAPAAVSAGKSVIGFNIVNGREVEGDLGMIESRSAVDRRDLVGMFPDSGEKDVARAAKAAADALPAWSALPASHRADLIRRAAEHLERHRDKLARILTREIGMTQQEAQTELQEAIDACAFFVAETENLSRRAHRRPVGVCGILATGASPLAAPLRKLAPALLSGNTVVWKPSDNAPTAAYLLMRLLMEAGLPAGVVNTVNGKGRAGCGKHFLGGIEKGHYQAFSFIGSAPLGIAVGETCGRRLLVADLEVTAKGTFLVLPDADLDRAAADALAMGFGQAGQRPVGLANILVHEACAKAFRERFLAGLAALPVGNPLSDADVICGPMMNARLATTFRDRRDAARESGAALVAGGDHWTEANRTAQVRGDVGHGAYLQPCVWEGVTPESDLFADQTPGPSVNLCSVRDFDEALVWANLSPARVASSLYTQDPHAIARFSREIHADLTGINAPAGDGSTRIPLAGLGVRPGARPALEVFSRWQVLAGDACEDTHPGAPALAAGTLQTDWDSL